The nucleotide sequence CGGGACAAGCCCGGGCATGACGGAGTAACTAAGTCCAATTTCGTTCGCGGCGACGACCGTGGCCTTTGGCGCGAGAGAACGACCGTTCAAATCCCGAGATAGCGGTGCTGCAACTCGGGCTCCGCCATCAGCTGCTCCGACGTGCCGCTCCACACCGTGCGGCCGCGCTCGATGATATAATGGCGGTCGCAGATGCGGGTGAGGTGCTCGACGTTCTTGTCGATCACCAGGATCGACTGCCCGCGCGATTTCAGCAGCGACAGGCAGTTCCAGATCTCTTCGCGGATCAGCGGCGCCAGGCCCTCCGTCGCCTCGTCGAGGATGAGCAGTTTTGGATTGGTCATCAGCGCGCGGCCGATCGCCAGCATCTGCTGCTCGCCGCCGGAGAGCTGGTTGCCCATGTTGCCGCCGCGCTCGGCGAGCCGCGGAAACAGCGCGTGGATCTTGTCGAGCGTCCACGGATCGGAGGCGCCGAGCCGGTTGGTCGAGGCCGCCACGAGATTCTCGGTAACGGTGAGGTTCGGGAAGATCTGCCGGCCCTCCGGCACCAGGCCGATCCCGAGTTGCGCGATCCGGTAGGACGGCAGCTTGCGCGTCTCCTGGCCGCTGAAGCGGATCTGGCCGGCGCGCGCCTGGGTCAGGCCCATGATCGAGCGGATCGTGGTGGTCTTGCCCATGCCGTTGCGGCCCATCAGCGAGACCATCTCGCCGGGACGGATCGCCAGCGACAGGCCGAACAGGACCTGGCTGAGGCCGTAGCAGGTCTCGATGCCGTCGACGTCGAGCAGCATGCCGTTGTCTTTCTGATCAGACATTTTCTGATCAACCATGGCCGACCACCACGTGCTGATCGCCGAGATAGGCGCGCTTGACCTCCTCGTTCTGCCGGATCTCGTCCGGCTTGCCCGAGGCGATGATGCGGCCATAGACCAGCACCGAAATGCGGTCGGCGAGCGCGAATACCGCTTCCATGTCGTGCTCGACCAGCACGATCGAAACCTCGTTGCGCAACTCAGCGAGCAGCTTCACCATGCGCTGCGATTCCGTCACGCCGAGGCCGGCCATGGGCTCGTCGAGCAGCATGATTTGCGGCTTGGTCGCGAGCGCGACCGCGAGCTCGAGCTCGCGCTGCTCGCCGTGGCTGAGCTTCGACACCAGCACGTCGGCGCGATGACCGAGGCCGACGCGCTCGAGCGCGGCGCGCGCGGCGTCGCGCAGCGGCTTCTCCCTGCGCGCATTGGCGAAGAAGCGGAACGAATGTTTGCCGTCATGCGCCTGCGCCGCCAGCGCGACGTTGTCGGCTGCGGTGAAATCCGTCAGCAGCGAGGTGATCTGGAACGAGCGCGCCAGCCCCAGCGCACTACGCTTGTAGGCAGGGAAGGAGGAAATATCTCGACCACCGAGGAAGATGCGGCCGGCATGCGGCGCGAGATGGCCGGTGAGCTGGCTGATCAAGGTGGTCTTGCCGGCGCCGTTCGGGCCGATGATGGCGTGAATCTCGCCCTTGGAGACGTCGAGGCAGACGTGATCGGTGGCGATGATGCCGCCGAAGCGGCGCACGAGATTGTCGACGCGGAGCAGCGGTTCAACCACGGTTCAATCTCCCGAGCATGCCCATGATGCCGCCGCGCCCGAACAGCACGATCAGGAGCAGCAGCGGCCCCATGATCAGCGCCCAATATTCGGTGAGCTGCGACAGCACCTCTTCCAGCACCAGGAACACGACTGAGCCGACGACGGGACCCATCAGGGTGCCCATGCCGCCGAGGATGACCATCACCATGAGATCACCGGAACGGGTCCAGTACATGACGGCCGGGCTGACGAAATCGGTGTTGTTGGCAAGCAGCGCGCCCGACAGCCCGCACAGCATGCCGGCGATGACGAAGCAGGCGAGCTTGTAGCGCTTCGATGGGAAGCCGATCGCCTGCATGCGCTGTTCGTTGGAGCGCAGGCCCTGCAGCACCAGGCCGAAGCGGGAATTGACGATGCGCCAGACCAGCGCGACGACGGCGAGCAGGCAGAACAGGCAGAGATAATAGAACTGCACGCGGTTGCCGAGATTGATCAGGCCGCCGAAATCGCTGCGCTTGTAGACGGTGAGGCCGTCGTCGCCGCCGTACCGCGCAAGGCCGGAGGCGACATAGTAGGCCATCTGCGCGAACGCCAAGGTGATCATGATGAAGTAGACGCCGCGGGTGCGTAAGGACAGCGCACCGATCACCAGCGCATACAGCGCCGAGACCGCAATGGCGACGGCGAACTGCGCCCAGCCGGAGCCGATGCCCTCCTGCGCGAGGATGCCGACCGCGTAGCCGCCGATGCCGAGATAGGCGGCATGGCCGAAGCTCATCATGCCGCCATAGCCCATCAGAAGGTTCAGGCTGACGGCCGCCAGCGCCAGGATCACGATGCGGGTGAACAGCGTGAGGATGAAGATGTTGCC is from Bradyrhizobium sp. ORS 285 and encodes:
- a CDS encoding ABC transporter ATP-binding protein, which gives rise to MLLDVDGIETCYGLSQVLFGLSLAIRPGEMVSLMGRNGMGKTTTIRSIMGLTQARAGQIRFSGQETRKLPSYRIAQLGIGLVPEGRQIFPNLTVTENLVAASTNRLGASDPWTLDKIHALFPRLAERGGNMGNQLSGGEQQMLAIGRALMTNPKLLILDEATEGLAPLIREEIWNCLSLLKSRGQSILVIDKNVEHLTRICDRHYIIERGRTVWSGTSEQLMAEPELQHRYLGI
- a CDS encoding ABC transporter ATP-binding protein translates to MVEPLLRVDNLVRRFGGIIATDHVCLDVSKGEIHAIIGPNGAGKTTLISQLTGHLAPHAGRIFLGGRDISSFPAYKRSALGLARSFQITSLLTDFTAADNVALAAQAHDGKHSFRFFANARREKPLRDAARAALERVGLGHRADVLVSKLSHGEQRELELAVALATKPQIMLLDEPMAGLGVTESQRMVKLLAELRNEVSIVLVEHDMEAVFALADRISVLVYGRIIASGKPDEIRQNEEVKRAYLGDQHVVVGHG
- a CDS encoding branched-chain amino acid ABC transporter permease, which produces MTSKLNVSSLVAALVVAGLVLLPVYSNLTGNIFILTLFTRIVILALAAVSLNLLMGYGGMMSFGHAAYLGIGGYAVGILAQEGIGSGWAQFAVAIAVSALYALVIGALSLRTRGVYFIMITLAFAQMAYYVASGLARYGGDDGLTVYKRSDFGGLINLGNRVQFYYLCLFCLLAVVALVWRIVNSRFGLVLQGLRSNEQRMQAIGFPSKRYKLACFVIAGMLCGLSGALLANNTDFVSPAVMYWTRSGDLMVMVILGGMGTLMGPVVGSVVFLVLEEVLSQLTEYWALIMGPLLLLIVLFGRGGIMGMLGRLNRG